A window from Equus caballus isolate H_3958 breed thoroughbred chromosome 8, TB-T2T, whole genome shotgun sequence encodes these proteins:
- the AKAIN1 gene encoding A-kinase anchor protein inhibitor 1 isoform X4, which produces MVFAPGEKPGNEPEEVKLQNASKQIVQNAILQAVQQVSQESQQREEKGSGNRGSFQLGVGELTKKHEKK; this is translated from the coding sequence GTGAGAAACCTGGAAATGAGCCTGAAGAGGTGAAGCTGCAGAATGCCAGCAAACAGATTGTGCAGAATGCCATCCTGCAAGCTGTGCAGCAAGTCTCCCAGGAGAgtcagcagagggaagagaaaggcagTGGCAACCGGGGCAGCTTCCAGCTGGGTGTAGGGGAATTAACCAAGAAGCATGAAAAGAAGTAA